The Methanobacterium lacus genome includes a region encoding these proteins:
- the mtaA gene encoding methylcobamide:CoM methyltransferase MtaA, with amino-acid sequence MNLKNNVLKVLSGEKTDLTPVISVTQLGVVEAMEQTDAFWPEAHEDADKMATLGSSLYELVGLECARIPFCLTVEAEALGCEVDLGNEEKTPQIRSTPFKTASEIEVPANFLSNGRIPVVLEAIEKLKQKYGDTLPIIVGITGPFTLTGHLLGVENLVRYMKTKPDEIETAIDNSLDACMDYAEAISKVGPDIICVAEPTAAPELIDPLQFKSMVKPALEDLANFIKTKKVLHICGSTQPIIKDMATIGYDGISVEEKVDIKKAKEELEKGSNVMKVGGKSMPRGSSSISKIIGNISTTQTLFRGTEEEIKNEVKMVLDAGIDILAPSCGLAPRSPLKNIEAMINARNKFFDQ; translated from the coding sequence ATGAATCTGAAAAACAATGTTTTAAAAGTTCTATCTGGAGAAAAAACAGATTTAACACCGGTAATTAGCGTAACACAGTTGGGTGTTGTAGAAGCCATGGAACAGACAGATGCTTTCTGGCCAGAAGCACATGAAGATGCTGATAAAATGGCAACACTTGGAAGTTCTCTTTATGAACTGGTAGGTCTAGAATGTGCCAGGATCCCATTTTGTTTAACAGTAGAAGCAGAGGCACTTGGATGTGAAGTTGATCTTGGAAATGAAGAGAAAACACCCCAAATACGAAGCACTCCGTTTAAAACCGCAAGTGAAATAGAAGTACCTGCCAATTTTTTAAGTAATGGTCGTATACCTGTTGTGCTAGAGGCTATTGAAAAGTTAAAGCAAAAATACGGCGACACTCTTCCCATAATAGTAGGAATTACTGGTCCATTCACATTAACAGGACACTTGTTAGGTGTTGAAAATTTAGTTAGGTACATGAAAACTAAGCCTGACGAAATTGAAACAGCCATAGATAATTCTCTTGATGCCTGTATGGATTATGCAGAAGCAATTTCTAAAGTAGGCCCGGACATAATCTGTGTAGCTGAACCAACCGCAGCTCCAGAACTCATTGATCCCCTTCAATTTAAATCCATGGTTAAACCTGCCCTCGAAGATCTTGCGAACTTTATTAAAACAAAAAAGGTACTTCACATATGCGGATCTACTCAACCCATAATCAAAGACATGGCTACAATAGGTTACGATGGGATAAGCGTCGAAGAGAAGGTAGATATTAAAAAAGCAAAGGAAGAGCTTGAAAAGGGATCCAATGTAATGAAGGTTGGTGGAAAATCCATGCCCAGGGGAAGCAGTTCCATATCAAAGATCATAGGAAATATTTCAACAACTCAAACCCTGTTTAGAGGAACTGAGGAAGAAATTAAAAATGAAGTAAAAATGGTCCTTGATGCCGGAATTGACATACTAGCACCTAGCTGTGGATTAGCTCCGAGATCTCCCCTTAAAAATATTGAAGCCATGATAAATGCTAGAAATAAATTTTTTGATCAATAG
- a CDS encoding plasma-membrane proton-efflux P-type ATPase, protein MVPDPMLDDLKSITTSQVFERYSSSINGISSVEAKKRLEEYGFNEITEIKRGHIKKFLGYFWGPIPWMIEVALLLSIVIQHWEEFSIILLLLLINGAVGFWQEDRADNAIELLKEKLAFDAQVKRDGKWQKIPSKELVPGDIVKIHLGDIVPADIKLFEGDYVTADESSITGESLPVDKAVGDICYSGSIIQKGQMHGIVFSTGMNTFFGRAAGLIAKTPNKSHLEQAVIKIGDYLIILDAIMVILIFIAGILRNQGFFDILGFALVLTIASIPVAQPAVLSVTMTVGAMALAKKKAIVSKLAAIEEMAGMDILFSDKTGTLTKNKISIAEISPYNSYTKDDVIFYAGLASMREELDPIDTTVLETIKKSEKLDEKLRGYKTLSFNPFDPVRKSTQSKVESTTGKIFKVSKGAPQVIVDLVTEEEILQMKVLRQIDHFASKGYRAIGVAATDINDKWHLIGLIALYDPPRKSSKETIEAAKSMGIEVKMVTGDHIAIAKEIAGELDLETNIKLPRSFLDLPDDEAAEVIEKSSGFAEVFPEHKYRIVELLQEEGKIIGMTGDGVNDAPALKKADAGIALSGATDAAKSAADIVLTKPGLSVIINAIKESYKIFHRMKSYSIYRVAETIRILIFTALVIILFDFYPVTALMLVLIALLDDIPVMTIAYDRTESVNSPQKWDMSSVIGLATFLGALGVVSSFFLFYIGKVMLNLDAGVIQSLIFLKLVVAGHLTMFVTRNTGHFWSVKPSGIFFCSVILTDLFATLLVVYGWFLTPIGWQLALFVWVYSLAAFVLEDYLKIFYYKYMENHKEGLFKKILATTLLAKK, encoded by the coding sequence ATGGTACCAGATCCTATGTTGGATGATCTTAAATCCATTACAACATCCCAAGTTTTCGAAAGATATTCTTCCTCTATTAACGGTATCTCTAGTGTTGAAGCAAAGAAAAGATTGGAAGAGTATGGATTCAACGAAATAACTGAGATTAAAAGGGGACATATAAAAAAATTTTTAGGATACTTCTGGGGACCCATACCCTGGATGATAGAAGTTGCTCTTTTACTGTCCATAGTAATACAGCACTGGGAAGAATTCAGTATAATTTTACTTTTACTACTTATAAACGGTGCAGTAGGATTTTGGCAAGAAGACAGGGCAGACAATGCAATAGAACTGTTGAAGGAAAAATTAGCCTTTGATGCTCAAGTCAAGCGTGATGGTAAATGGCAAAAAATACCATCAAAAGAGCTTGTTCCGGGAGATATTGTAAAAATACACTTAGGAGATATAGTTCCTGCAGATATCAAACTCTTCGAAGGAGACTACGTCACAGCAGATGAGTCCTCAATAACTGGAGAATCATTACCGGTAGATAAGGCAGTAGGAGACATTTGTTATTCTGGTTCAATTATTCAGAAGGGACAAATGCATGGAATAGTGTTTTCAACAGGAATGAACACATTCTTTGGAAGGGCAGCTGGACTGATAGCAAAGACCCCCAATAAAAGCCACCTAGAACAAGCTGTTATTAAAATTGGGGACTACCTCATAATTTTAGATGCCATAATGGTTATACTCATTTTTATTGCAGGCATACTTCGTAATCAGGGATTCTTTGATATATTGGGATTTGCACTAGTACTTACAATAGCATCTATACCAGTTGCACAACCCGCTGTACTGTCTGTCACAATGACAGTTGGTGCAATGGCTCTCGCGAAAAAAAAGGCTATTGTAAGCAAGCTTGCAGCTATTGAGGAAATGGCAGGTATGGATATATTATTTTCTGATAAAACAGGCACACTCACAAAGAACAAAATATCAATAGCAGAAATATCACCCTACAACAGCTACACAAAGGATGATGTTATTTTCTACGCTGGCTTAGCATCCATGAGGGAAGAACTGGACCCGATCGACACAACAGTACTTGAAACCATAAAAAAATCAGAAAAACTCGACGAAAAATTGAGGGGATACAAAACCCTAAGCTTCAACCCATTTGACCCTGTACGTAAAAGTACACAATCAAAGGTTGAATCAACAACTGGAAAAATATTTAAGGTGTCAAAGGGAGCACCGCAAGTAATTGTTGACTTAGTTACTGAGGAAGAAATACTTCAAATGAAGGTATTACGTCAGATAGATCACTTTGCATCTAAAGGATATCGTGCTATTGGTGTTGCTGCAACTGATATCAATGATAAATGGCATTTAATAGGCCTTATTGCACTCTATGATCCTCCGAGGAAAAGTTCAAAGGAAACGATAGAAGCCGCAAAATCAATGGGAATAGAAGTCAAAATGGTGACAGGAGATCACATTGCAATTGCAAAGGAGATTGCAGGTGAGTTGGATCTTGAAACCAATATTAAACTCCCAAGATCATTTTTAGATTTACCTGATGATGAAGCAGCAGAAGTTATAGAAAAATCCAGTGGATTTGCCGAGGTTTTTCCAGAGCATAAGTACAGAATAGTCGAACTTCTCCAGGAAGAGGGCAAGATAATTGGGATGACAGGAGACGGTGTTAACGATGCTCCAGCACTTAAAAAAGCAGATGCGGGAATTGCATTATCTGGAGCAACTGATGCTGCTAAATCTGCAGCTGATATTGTACTAACCAAACCTGGACTTTCTGTGATCATCAATGCTATTAAAGAAAGCTATAAAATATTCCATAGAATGAAGAGCTACTCAATATACAGGGTAGCTGAAACCATACGAATTTTAATTTTCACAGCATTAGTAATAATCCTGTTTGATTTTTATCCAGTTACGGCACTTATGCTGGTTTTAATTGCATTATTAGATGATATACCAGTCATGACCATAGCCTATGACAGGACTGAATCAGTTAACAGTCCACAGAAATGGGATATGTCCAGTGTGATTGGACTTGCAACTTTCCTAGGTGCTTTGGGTGTAGTTTCATCATTTTTCCTTTTTTACATTGGAAAGGTGATGTTAAATCTTGATGCCGGTGTGATCCAATCGTTGATATTTTTAAAACTGGTTGTGGCAGGACATTTGACCATGTTTGTCACGAGGAACACAGGACATTTCTGGTCTGTTAAACCCAGTGGAATATTTTTCTGCTCAGTGATCTTAACTGATTTGTTTGCAACTTTACTGGTTGTTTATGGATGGTTTTTAACACCAATAGGCTGGCAATTAGCCTTATTTGTATGGGTTTACTCCCTAGCTGCATTTGTACTTGAAGATTACCTAAAAATCTTTTATTACAAATATATGGAGAACCATAAGGAGGGCTTATTTAAAAAAATTTTAGCTACAACACTATTGGCCAAAAAATGA
- a CDS encoding universal stress protein, whose translation MKKILLPTDGSENSEKAGEYAISLADISGADILVLNVIDTYYLNALPQRDLRKSLEEELRADGKKAVENFKAKLEESQCEGYCKNIKFRVLIKEGKPSEVILKTIDEEGIDQVIMGKSGKHGIEEFLLGQTTERVVRESKVPVNVIS comes from the coding sequence ATGAAAAAGATATTGTTACCTACTGATGGTTCAGAGAATTCTGAGAAAGCTGGTGAATACGCCATATCTCTTGCAGATATTAGTGGTGCAGACATTTTAGTTTTAAATGTTATTGATACTTACTATCTAAATGCACTACCACAGCGAGACCTAAGAAAAAGCCTGGAAGAAGAACTAAGGGCAGATGGTAAGAAGGCTGTGGAAAATTTCAAGGCTAAACTTGAAGAAAGTCAGTGTGAGGGGTACTGTAAAAATATAAAGTTCCGTGTTCTTATTAAAGAAGGAAAACCTTCAGAAGTAATTCTTAAAACCATTGATGAAGAAGGTATTGATCAAGTTATAATGGGAAAATCAGGTAAACATGGAATTGAAGAATTTTTATTGGGACAGACAACAGAGAGGGTTGTCAGAGAATCCAAAGTACCTGTAAATGTTATTTCTTAA
- a CDS encoding metal-dependent transcriptional regulator produces the protein MSENKKLSANIEEYLETIYKLSQKDEDVKTSKISKDLGITQASVSEMLKKLDKLEYVKYSQYKGVRLTDKGLKTAQKVTRKHRLLERFLHDILKLKDNLLHDQACEMEHSLSDEAERAMCQVLEYPDKCPGDSVIPACDLKFTSCDECMNRREEEVNEVGKRNENLIPIMDLKDHQKGKVSFIRGDYKVIRRLLDMGITIGAFISVVKIAPLSGPVEVAIRGSKLAIGRDIACNVFVELVE, from the coding sequence ATGTCAGAGAATAAAAAGTTAAGTGCAAACATCGAAGAATATCTCGAGACCATTTACAAGCTAAGCCAAAAGGATGAGGATGTTAAAACTTCCAAAATTTCTAAGGATCTTGGAATAACACAAGCAAGTGTTTCAGAAATGCTAAAAAAACTAGATAAATTGGAATACGTTAAATATTCACAATACAAAGGAGTTAGATTGACAGACAAAGGATTGAAAACCGCACAAAAGGTTACTAGAAAACACAGACTACTCGAAAGATTTTTACATGATATATTAAAGCTTAAGGATAACCTACTGCATGATCAAGCTTGTGAAATGGAACATTCACTTTCAGACGAAGCCGAAAGGGCCATGTGCCAAGTACTGGAATATCCGGACAAATGTCCAGGTGACAGTGTTATTCCAGCATGTGATCTTAAATTCACATCATGTGATGAATGCATGAACCGTAGGGAAGAAGAAGTGAACGAAGTTGGAAAAAGAAATGAAAATCTCATCCCAATAATGGATCTTAAAGATCATCAAAAGGGCAAAGTTTCCTTCATTCGTGGCGATTACAAAGTCATAAGAAGACTTTTAGATATGGGAATCACAATAGGTGCATTTATAAGCGTGGTAAAAATAGCACCATTAAGCGGACCCGTGGAAGTAGCAATTAGGGGTTCAAAACTCGCAATTGGCCGTGACATAGCATGTAATGTCTTTGTTGAACTAGTGGAATAA
- the dmpI gene encoding 4-oxalocrotonate tautomerase DmpI gives MPVITIDGPKMSKEQKAELVKEYSETASRIMKLPVEAMVIIIREVEGENVGTGNKLLCDK, from the coding sequence ATGCCTGTAATAACTATTGACGGACCAAAAATGAGTAAAGAACAAAAAGCAGAACTTGTAAAGGAATACTCCGAAACAGCAAGTAGAATCATGAAACTTCCAGTTGAAGCCATGGTAATAATTATTAGAGAAGTTGAAGGAGAAAATGTTGGAACCGGAAACAAACTTCTATGTGATAAATAA
- a CDS encoding TrkH family potassium uptake protein, with protein sequence MHSMSKFRRSEIYSLLHYTGYISVLLGIVMLVPIIVAFIYHEPHYVLPFIYSSITSLVFGVVLYKCFSSGSEISLKVAMLFSTLIWLIGSAIGALPFYLSGDLSYLNSYFEAMSGFTTTGFSMYSNLDTVSYTMDFWKGFMQWLGGIGIIVMALTVLSSSNVSIMRLYSAEGRDERLVPSIKHTTRIILYIYLAYTAVSILLFIVAGMPIFDSIFYAFTALSTGGFAMQNASIGYYHSIWIEIVAMIIMIMGATNFALHYTVLKGNWKEYFKDIETRVSWPLIILGTIIGTIFLFNTSVYGHDMLISLRYSIFQVVSALTTTGLQTATPSDITSQWEGLGIFILTLLMIVGAGACSTGGGIKWIRIGILIKGMWWEIKSLILPESAVISKKIHHINDVKIDTKLLKITGLFVFSYLVIYFVSVIIVLFYYPNVSQTLFEVASALSNVGLGSGLITATSPFVVKIVFIIDFWIGRLEIWPILLLVALLIQNSIRK encoded by the coding sequence ATGCATTCCATGAGCAAATTTAGAAGATCAGAAATTTATTCCCTCCTACATTACACCGGATACATCAGTGTTCTTCTAGGTATTGTGATGTTGGTTCCAATCATAGTAGCATTCATCTATCATGAACCCCACTATGTTCTGCCATTTATTTATTCATCCATTACCAGCTTGGTGTTTGGAGTGGTACTGTACAAATGTTTTTCCAGCGGCTCTGAAATCTCGCTTAAAGTTGCAATGCTATTCTCCACACTCATATGGCTAATAGGATCTGCTATTGGTGCCCTCCCCTTCTATTTATCAGGAGATCTAAGTTATCTAAACAGTTACTTCGAAGCAATGTCAGGTTTTACAACAACAGGATTCAGTATGTACAGTAACCTTGATACAGTATCGTACACCATGGACTTCTGGAAAGGATTTATGCAGTGGCTGGGAGGTATTGGTATAATTGTAATGGCACTCACTGTACTGTCCTCTTCAAACGTGAGTATAATGAGACTTTACTCTGCAGAGGGACGTGACGAAAGACTGGTTCCGAGCATCAAACATACCACAAGAATCATCCTCTACATCTACCTTGCTTACACCGCAGTTTCAATATTATTATTTATCGTAGCTGGAATGCCAATATTTGATTCAATATTCTATGCTTTCACAGCCCTTTCAACTGGAGGATTTGCAATGCAAAACGCCAGCATAGGCTATTATCATAGCATCTGGATTGAAATAGTCGCTATGATCATCATGATAATGGGTGCAACAAACTTCGCACTCCACTACACAGTACTCAAGGGCAACTGGAAAGAATACTTCAAAGACATCGAAACACGTGTATCCTGGCCACTAATCATACTTGGAACAATAATCGGTACAATATTCCTCTTCAACACCTCAGTTTACGGCCATGATATGCTCATTTCATTAAGATACTCCATTTTCCAAGTAGTTTCTGCCCTTACAACCACAGGGCTTCAAACTGCCACACCATCAGACATCACCTCCCAATGGGAAGGTTTAGGAATATTTATTTTAACCCTACTCATGATAGTGGGAGCCGGAGCATGTTCAACAGGGGGAGGAATTAAATGGATAAGAATAGGTATTCTTATCAAAGGTATGTGGTGGGAAATTAAATCATTAATCCTCCCAGAAAGCGCAGTTATATCAAAAAAAATACACCATATAAATGATGTTAAAATCGATACAAAACTTCTAAAGATAACAGGTTTGTTTGTATTTAGTTATCTTGTTATCTACTTCGTAAGTGTTATTATTGTACTGTTCTATTATCCAAATGTTTCACAAACCCTGTTTGAAGTAGCATCAGCACTGAGTAATGTAGGGTTAGGTTCAGGCTTGATAACAGCCACATCACCATTCGTTGTGAAGATTGTTTTCATTATAGATTTCTGGATAGGCAGACTAGAAATCTGGCCCATACTACTATTGGTTGCATTATTAATCCAGAATTCAATTCGAAAATAA
- the feoB gene encoding ferrous iron transport protein B yields MSKDTDERSPKPKRFKRSKKQEKEGDTPQKIDYTIALAGNANVGKSVVFNELTGSNQIIGNWPGKTVERAVGKLLFESKCIEVIDLPGIYSFSTYSMEEIVSREYIAFEKPDVVINVVDASVLERNLFFTIQLKEMNVPLIVCVNQIDLAKQKGIIIDTDKLSKALGVPVVSTVAIRGEGLHELMETAIETAGQKTVTDTHTLKYGAEVENRIEKITEDIDNKNLDLGYPSRWVAIKLLENDPEIRKLVEAQSREVVNHAYALAREIEEIHNEPSFSVIASERYFLANQFAFGAQLESKIKITFAEKLDRLVTHRVFGYIVSALVIGGLLLWTFVVGDFLSGLLSNAFSFFQPVDPQTSGTLTSILWNGAFGGIVAGVTLVLPFVIPFYMMLSLIENSGILTRVAFMMDSAMHKIGLHGKALIPMILGYGCNVPAIESTRILETRRERLLAAFAITFAPCAARTIVILGLVAVYVNIWWAIALYGIDLLVMFVLGRLAYKVVPGEASGLIMEMHTFKVPSISVAAKQTWSRTKSLIYVVFPVYIIGSAAIQALYALGFLTPIANALAPITVFWLGLPVIAGVVLIFGAVRKEFVLLMLVAIFGTNLAAVLTPIQFVILALVSMLFLPCLATLTVLLKEFGAKATTTIALANIVTALIVGGLAYRLFLPFL; encoded by the coding sequence ATGAGCAAAGACACCGACGAAAGATCCCCAAAGCCAAAAAGGTTTAAAAGATCAAAAAAACAAGAAAAAGAAGGAGACACCCCTCAAAAAATTGATTACACCATTGCATTGGCAGGAAATGCCAATGTAGGAAAAAGTGTTGTATTCAACGAACTAACAGGATCCAACCAAATAATAGGAAATTGGCCCGGTAAAACTGTTGAAAGAGCCGTTGGAAAGCTACTTTTTGAAAGCAAATGCATTGAAGTTATTGATCTTCCAGGTATATACTCATTCTCAACCTATTCTATGGAAGAGATTGTTTCAAGGGAATACATAGCCTTTGAAAAACCTGATGTGGTTATTAATGTCGTTGATGCATCAGTACTAGAGAGAAACCTGTTCTTTACAATCCAATTAAAGGAAATGAATGTGCCACTCATAGTATGTGTCAACCAAATAGATCTAGCAAAACAAAAGGGAATCATCATAGACACTGACAAACTTTCAAAGGCTTTGGGAGTACCAGTTGTTTCAACAGTGGCAATTAGGGGTGAAGGACTCCATGAATTAATGGAAACTGCAATTGAAACTGCAGGTCAAAAAACAGTTACAGACACCCACACCCTTAAGTACGGTGCAGAGGTAGAAAACAGAATAGAAAAGATCACCGAAGATATAGACAATAAAAATCTTGATCTAGGATATCCATCCCGATGGGTAGCAATTAAACTCCTAGAGAATGATCCGGAGATTCGAAAGCTTGTTGAAGCTCAATCAAGGGAAGTTGTGAATCATGCCTACGCTCTTGCAAGGGAAATTGAAGAAATACACAACGAACCTTCATTTTCTGTCATTGCCTCAGAAAGATATTTCCTAGCAAATCAATTTGCATTTGGAGCACAACTTGAAAGTAAAATAAAAATAACCTTTGCTGAAAAACTAGATAGATTAGTAACCCATAGGGTGTTTGGATACATAGTATCTGCCCTGGTAATAGGAGGACTGTTACTCTGGACATTTGTGGTGGGTGATTTCCTTTCAGGATTACTGTCCAACGCTTTCAGCTTTTTCCAGCCGGTAGATCCTCAAACATCAGGTACTTTAACCAGTATTTTGTGGAATGGAGCATTTGGAGGTATTGTTGCAGGAGTAACTTTAGTTCTCCCATTTGTAATTCCATTTTATATGATGTTAAGCCTGATTGAAAACTCGGGAATCTTAACCAGGGTTGCATTCATGATGGACAGTGCCATGCATAAAATTGGTCTGCATGGAAAGGCCCTAATACCCATGATTCTGGGTTATGGTTGTAATGTTCCGGCAATAGAAAGTACCAGAATACTTGAAACCAGACGTGAAAGGCTTTTAGCTGCATTTGCCATCACATTCGCACCTTGTGCTGCAAGAACTATAGTTATTTTAGGACTGGTTGCAGTATACGTAAATATCTGGTGGGCCATTGCATTGTATGGAATTGACCTGCTCGTGATGTTTGTGTTGGGAAGATTGGCTTACAAAGTTGTTCCAGGTGAAGCATCAGGACTAATCATGGAAATGCACACCTTCAAGGTGCCATCGATTTCGGTAGCAGCTAAACAAACTTGGTCGAGAACAAAATCATTGATATACGTTGTATTTCCAGTGTACATAATTGGGAGTGCTGCAATTCAAGCCTTGTACGCTTTAGGATTCTTAACTCCAATAGCAAATGCACTTGCACCAATAACTGTCTTCTGGTTAGGATTGCCTGTAATTGCAGGAGTCGTGTTAATATTTGGTGCTGTTAGGAAAGAATTTGTACTTCTTATGCTTGTAGCAATCTTCGGCACCAACTTGGCAGCTGTTCTAACACCTATACAGTTTGTTATACTTGCCCTTGTGAGTATGTTGTTCTTACCATGCTTGGCAACGTTAACTGTGCTACTCAAGGAATTTGGTGCTAAGGCCACCACAACCATCGCTCTTGCAAACATAGTAACCGCTTTGATAGTGGGTGGACTGGCCTACAGACTGTTCCTTCCATTTTTATGA
- a CDS encoding MFS transporter, whose amino-acid sequence MKDSDRNKILALLFVGVFMGALDIGIIGPALPAIKAAFGINERLLSWIFTIYILFFMIGTPLMAKLSDNYGRKTIYILDVFLFAVGSAITVSSTSFETLLIGRAIQGFGAGGIFPVASAFIGDTFPQEKRGSALGLIGSVWGVSGLLGPILGGLLLNYGWQWLFIINIPIALVVILLGYKILPQSRKESKSSFDVKGTLVLTILVSSLAYGVNQIDTTNFLGSLSSVFTWPFIVIAVIMLPLLLKIEKNAEDPVLEVNLIKSREVKIATSIAFGTGLNQTAIVFLPAFAVTILALSISQASLMVIPLVVTLGLSAPIIGKLLDKYGTKRVMFVGTSILVVGLFMLSYLASSFYMFIISGAIIGIGLSSVLGSPLRYIMLSESPASKRASGQALININSSVGQLIGGALIGAVIASQGSSAQGYQSAYIVIGFVAIIMTLLTLGLKKREEQILTSKNNE is encoded by the coding sequence ATGAAAGACTCTGATAGGAATAAAATTTTAGCACTACTATTCGTAGGGGTTTTCATGGGTGCGCTGGACATTGGGATAATCGGTCCAGCTCTTCCTGCAATAAAAGCTGCTTTTGGCATAAATGAAAGACTGCTTTCATGGATATTCACCATTTACATACTTTTCTTCATGATAGGAACTCCATTGATGGCCAAGCTTTCTGATAACTACGGTAGAAAAACTATATACATATTGGATGTTTTTTTATTCGCTGTTGGATCAGCCATTACAGTAAGTTCAACTTCTTTTGAAACCCTGCTAATAGGAAGGGCAATTCAGGGTTTTGGTGCTGGGGGAATATTCCCAGTTGCAAGTGCATTTATAGGAGATACATTTCCTCAAGAGAAAAGAGGAAGTGCATTGGGATTAATTGGTTCAGTATGGGGAGTATCTGGCCTACTGGGACCCATACTCGGAGGTCTGCTACTAAATTATGGATGGCAGTGGTTGTTCATCATAAACATACCGATTGCACTCGTAGTTATTTTGCTTGGATATAAAATTCTTCCACAATCACGGAAAGAATCAAAATCAAGCTTCGATGTCAAGGGAACACTTGTTCTTACCATTTTAGTAAGCTCACTTGCGTATGGAGTAAACCAAATTGACACAACAAACTTTTTAGGAAGTTTATCATCGGTGTTTACGTGGCCTTTCATTGTCATTGCCGTGATCATGTTGCCTCTGCTTTTGAAAATAGAAAAAAATGCAGAGGATCCAGTTTTAGAGGTAAACCTTATAAAAAGTAGGGAAGTTAAGATTGCAACAAGCATAGCATTTGGAACCGGGTTAAACCAAACAGCCATAGTATTTTTACCCGCATTTGCAGTAACCATACTCGCACTCTCTATATCACAGGCCAGTTTAATGGTGATTCCATTAGTTGTTACACTCGGTTTAAGTGCGCCCATCATAGGGAAACTGCTTGATAAGTACGGAACCAAAAGGGTTATGTTTGTAGGTACTTCTATTCTTGTTGTGGGTCTTTTCATGTTGAGTTACCTTGCTAGTTCATTCTACATGTTCATAATTTCGGGTGCTATTATTGGAATCGGCCTAAGTAGTGTTTTAGGTTCACCATTAAGATATATTATGTTATCTGAGAGTCCAGCAAGTAAAAGAGCTTCAGGCCAGGCCCTTATCAATATTAACTCAAGTGTGGGTCAATTAATTGGAGGAGCATTAATTGGTGCCGTGATTGCTTCTCAAGGGAGTAGTGCTCAGGGATATCAATCAGCATATATTGTAATTGGTTTTGTAGCCATCATCATGACCCTCTTGACACTAGGACTAAAAAAACGTGAAGAACAAATTTTAACCAGTAAAAATAATGAGTAA
- a CDS encoding Hsp20/alpha crystallin family protein, producing MKKGMDSKAVIDKMLEDTSKTIESIKNDIEKTIVDYTFVPGKDIIETDDSIIVRVDLAGIKKENIELNLTETNLKVKADFEDELVGEVRGNNRRPTLIRRTVRFPRKVCPDEAEAKFENGLLTVEVPKLEKKQSFTIDIK from the coding sequence ATGAAAAAAGGAATGGATAGTAAAGCAGTAATAGATAAGATGCTGGAGGACACTTCAAAGACCATTGAAAGCATCAAAAATGATATTGAAAAAACAATAGTCGACTACACATTTGTTCCGGGTAAGGACATAATTGAAACAGATGATTCAATAATAGTCCGTGTAGATCTTGCCGGAATAAAAAAGGAAAACATTGAGCTTAACTTGACTGAAACTAACCTTAAGGTTAAAGCTGATTTTGAAGATGAGCTCGTTGGTGAGGTAAGAGGTAATAATCGACGCCCTACTCTAATCCGGAGAACTGTTAGATTCCCAAGAAAGGTTTGTCCAGATGAAGCAGAAGCTAAGTTTGAAAATGGACTGTTAACAGTTGAAGTTCCGAAATTAGAGAAAAAGCAAAGCTTTACTATTGACATTAAGTAA